A window of Belonocnema kinseyi isolate 2016_QV_RU_SX_M_011 chromosome 9, B_treatae_v1, whole genome shotgun sequence contains these coding sequences:
- the LOC117180669 gene encoding uncharacterized protein LOC117180669, producing the protein MLKGRSRPKCLVLQFSDRQTSLDSMKKKLLQNAWENQFLELSILEIVGNSSKVQYYNPFTNIYLSKMCLSKVGLFPDKLRNMNHYQLTVSVLHYPPNVYIEYDESGCPVNFSGSDVLLLNALAMKMNFNVKFEVGVNVKTKAVFFMEQLHLNKHQVFLTRTMVQNVGYATSLENWVTGLGSFHAVSLKMENQLDFVELNVIHALSQIVVFSVILCLLIYVLKQYSNDWNLSFTAQVILGFTVPHVPVDWKGRIIFAYIVIVSFVYSSAIYAMLTDINSQPAPVLQLATLTELDKSGLRLEVDPTLINWMSKDVQNLDMVKKCQTLFTSTEDCVLHAIAEKNVSCVMLKTQAKWFHLRFKGADETTLMATVEEPLVTSVEGFYLEPGSPYVTRFRSLLLRLMAFGLFEKWNTDVVPRMPLIERNKEVLDILSSNHNQLFRILVTEILVGFLVSAIVFVVEIVVAKINKRRL; encoded by the coding sequence ATGTTAAAAGGTCGTTCTCGACCGAAGTGTCTGGTGCTCCAATTCTCTGATCGACAAACATCCCTTGATTCCATGAAGAAGAAATTACTTCAGAACGCTTGGGAGaatcaattccttgaattaagTATTCTTGAGATTGTGGGGAACTCATCTAAGGTTCAGTACTATAATCCGTTCACAAACATTTACTTATCGAAAATGTGCTTATCAAAAGTAGGACTCTTTCCGGACAAACTTCGAAACATGAATCATTACCAGCTGACAGTTTCAGTTTTGCATTACCCCccaaatgtttatattgaatacgACGAATCCGGTTGTCCAGTTAACTTTTCCGGAAGTGATGTACTTTTGCTAAATGCTCTCGCGATGAAGATGAACTTTAATGTTAAGTTTGAGGTAGGTGTCAATGTAAAGACAAAAGCCGTTTTTTTCATGGAGCAATTACATTTAAATAAGCATCAAGTCTTTTTGACCCGAACAATGGTACAAAATGTTGGTTATGCTACGTCTCTGGAGAATTGGGTCACTGGATTAGGAAGTTTTCACGCTGTAtcactaaaaatggaaaatcaacTTGATTTTGTGGAATTGAATGTCATACATGCACTATCCCAAATTGTAGTGTTTTCTGTTATCCTATGTCTGCTGATATACGTGTTGAAACAATATAGTAATGACTGGAATTTGTCTTTTACGGCGCAGGTTATACTGGGTTTCACAGTTCCTCATGTGCCTGTAGATTGGAAAGGCAGAATCATATTTGCTTATATTGTCATTGTGAGTTTCGTATACTCTTCAGCGATTTACGCCATGCTCACCGACATCAACTCACAACCGGCCCCAGTGCTGCAACTTGCAACATTGACTGAATTGGATAAATCAGGTCTGAGACTTGAAGTTGATCCTACTTTAATTAATTGGATGAGCAAGGATGTCCAAAATTTAGACATGGTAAAGAAATGTCAAACTCTATTCACCAGCACAGAGGACTGTGTTCTTCATGCTATCGCAGAGAAGAATGTAAGTTGTGTCATGTTAAAAACACAAGCGAAATGGTTCCATTTGCGCTTCAAGGGTGCCGATGAAACTACTTTAATGGCTACAGTGGAAGAACCCTTAGTCACATCAGTAGAAGGATTCTATCTAGAACCAGGATCTCCTTATGTTACGCGATTTCGTAGTCTCCTCTTGCGATTGATGGCGTTTGGTCTCTTCGAAAAGTGGAATACTGACGTTGTACCAAGGATGCCTCTCATAGAGAGAAACAAAGAAGTGTTAGATATCTTGTCGAGCAATCACAATCAACTTTTTCGCATTCTTGTAACTGAAATTCTAGTTGGGTTTCTCGTCTCAGCCATCGTCTTTGTAGTTGAAATTGTTGTAGCGAAAATCAATAAAAGGCGATTGTAA